From Cuculus canorus isolate bCucCan1 chromosome 7, bCucCan1.pri, whole genome shotgun sequence, one genomic window encodes:
- the DMAC2 gene encoding distal membrane-arm assembly complex protein 2 → MYARARKWEIHPVPAFISLHTTDGDRSPVSPRPHEGRWLSKPPKHALGSFIRRHFRYQGAGDPTAGSRCRGRAAGPKQPGAPGNRRRARGHPRFRPHPPAQGPARYLAPPLAALRGRLGLHRTLEVRVGVAAGAELAGFRHRCSRQPRHYHRRMSGTEPARRTVSPSVSGQPVACASVSGQPVACASASEQPIACRPGPRQPITSRFLLPTANRLPPQQLDYKTQNASQLPRGLQAPACPSGLWDSWLICALSRRGDGYGERGRDYARIKPSTLSLDASKMAALRAVLGCRGAPLPRPLPRQSRGAAGDLLQRLSRWFYDVEAMLAWTEQRRRNRLRNRNARCGYLRDTYGDNVAAAVFTLACGGGVRFEGQEHWMRPEHRWHDEVLRLRHVPVVALDLSGSTLTYDGLDNLVTLNQLQYLDLSGCPHLDDWALSRLHVFGDTLQELSVARCPCVTERGLATLHHLRKLRRLDVAGVQVASPGLVRILLEEVLPECQILGMDIKDSVGTGAGGENPPA, encoded by the exons ATGTATGCACGTGCGcgtaagtgggaaatacatccCGTCCCAGCTTTTATCTCGCTGCACACGActgatggagatcgctccccGGTCTCGCCCAGGCCTCATGAAGGACGCTGGCTTTCTAAACCTCCAAAACATGCCTTAGGGAGTTTTATTCGCCGGCATTTTCGCTATCAGGGAGCAGGCGACCCCACTGCCGGCTCTAGGTGCCGAGGCCGGGCGGCTGGGCCCAAGCAGCCCGGGGCCCCGGGAAACCGCCGCCGCGCACGTGGCCACCCCCGGTTCAGGCCGCATCCGCCCGCCCAGGGCCCCGCCCGGTACCTTGCGCCGCCGCTGGCCGCTCTCCGCGGCCGCCTCGGTCTCCATAGGACACTCGAGGTCCGAGTCGGTGTCGCTGCCGGCGCTGAACTGGCTGGCTTCAGGCATCGCTGCTCCCGGCAACCACGCCACTATCACCGCCGTATGTCAGGAACTGAGCCCGCCCGGCGAACCGTCAGCCCTTCCGTCTCCGGGCAACCAGTAGCCTGCGCTTccgtctctgggcaaccagtcGCCTGCGCTTCCGCCTCCGAGCAGCCAATCGCCTGCCGACCCGGTCCCAGGCAGCCAATCACCAGCCGCTTTCTCCTCCCGACAGCCAATCGCCTGCCCCCTCAGCAGCTGGACTACAAGACCCAGAATGCTTCGCAGCTCCCTCGCGGACTACAAGCCCCAGCGTGCCCCTCAGGGCTTTGGGACTCGTGGCTGATTTGTGCGCTCTCCAGGCGAGGCGATGGCTACGGGGAGAGGGGGCGTGACTACGCC AGGATCAAGCCCTCGACTTTGTCACTTGACGCGTCCAAGATGGCGGCGCTGCGGGCG gttttggggtgccggggggcCCCCCTGCCTCGCCCCCTGCCCAGGCAGAGCCGGGGGGCAGCGGGGGACCTGCTGCAGCGCCTGAGCCGCTGGTTCTATGATGTGGAGGCGATGCTGGCATGGACAGAACAGCGGCGACGGAACCGACTGCGGAACAGGAACGC GCGCTGTGGCTACCTCAGGGACACCTATGGGGACAACGTGGCAGCTGCCGTCTTCACCCTGGCCTGTGGCGGGGGTGTCAG ATTTGAGGGTCAGGAGCACTGGATGCGTCCGGAGCACCGCTGGCACGACGAGGTGCTGCGTCTCCGTCACGTCCCTGTGGTGGCCTTGGACCTCAGTGGTTCCACCCTCACCTACGATGGTTTGGACAATCTGG TTACGCTGAATCAGCTGCAGTACCTTGACCTCAGCGGATGCCCTCACCTCGACGACTGGGCGCTGTCGCGGCTCCATGTTTTTGGGGATACCCTGCAGGAGCTGTCAGTGGCTCGGTGTCCCTGTGTTACTGAGAGAGGCCTGGCCACCCTCCACCACCTTCG GAAACTCCGGCGCCTGGACGTGGCAGGGGTGCAGGTGGCCAGCCCAGGGCTGGTTCGTATCCTGCTGGAGGAGGTGCTGCCAGAATGCCAAATCCTGGGCATGGACATCAAGGACAGTgtggggacaggagctgggggcGAAAACCCCCCTGCCTGA
- the LOC104063116 gene encoding nucleolar RNA helicase 2: MPEASQFSAGSDTDSDLECPMETEAAAESGQRRRKKEKKEKKSKRHDKSQKKKTRVDESEQSEDDLDPPKRKKSKIVAKQNGGVKQNGDAREESPENAKLSSLKIKSTHKKQLSNSSETSSGDGDSEQEQELTEEQKEGAFSNFPISKGTVQLLQARGVTYLFPVQVKTFNPVYSGKDVIAQARTGTGKTFSFAIPLIEKLQGDSQDRKRGRSPKVLVLCPTRELANQVAKDFKDITKKLTVACFYGGTPYNGQIDLMRSGIDILVGTPGRIKDHLQSGKLDLTKVKHVVLDEVDQMLDMGFAEQVEDILRVAYKKDSEDNPQTLLFSATCPHWVYDVAKKYMKLKYEQIDLIGKRTQKAATTVEHLAIACHWSQRAAVIGDVIQVYSGSHGRTIVFCETKKEANELALNASIKQDCQSLHGDIPQKQREITLKGFRNGSFKVLVATNVAARGLDIPEVDLVVQSSPPKDVESYIHRSGRTGRAGRTGICICFYQRKEEYQLRFVEQKAGITFKRVGVPTATDIIKASSKDAIRCLDSVPQTAIEYFKESARFLIQEKGPVNALAAALAHISGATSIEQRSLLNSDAGFVTMILRCSEEINNMSYAWRKLRDLLGDDVDRKVNRMCFLKGKMGVCFDVPAADQKEIEAKWEDSKQWCLCVATELPELVESQRGGGGGGGGGNSRSNSRSFSGSRNGRRGGSGRNNRFRGRGQKRSFDRAFDR, from the exons ATGCCTGAAGCCAGCCAGTTCAGCGCCGGCAGCGACACCGACTCGGACCTCGAGTGTCCTATGGAGACCGAGGCGGCCGCGGAGAGCGGCCAGCGGCGGCGCAAG aaggagaagaaagagaagaaatctaaACGTCATGACAagtctcaaaagaaaaagactcgGGTGGATGAAAGTGAGCAGTCGGAGGATGACCTTGATCCACCGAAACGCAAGAAATCAAAGATTGTTGCTAAACAAAATGGTGGAGTTAAACAAAACGGTGATGCGAGAGAGGAAAGCCCTGAGAATGCGAAATTGTCTTCCTTAAAGATCAAATCCACCCACAAAAAACAACTCAGTAATTCTAGTGAAACATCCAGTGGGGACGGTGACAGTGAGCAAGAGCAG GAGctgacagaagaacagaaagaggGTGCTTTCTCCAATTTTCCTATTTCCAAAGGGACTGTTCAGCTTCTTCAAG CTCGAGGAGTGACGTACCTTTTTCCTGTGCAAGTGAAGACCTTCAACCCAGTGTATTCTGGCAAAGATGTAATTGCTCAAGCACGAACTGGAACAGGGAAAACATTCTCTTTTGCTATTCCCTTAATTGAAAAGCTTCAGGGAGACTCCCAGGACAGAAAGAGAGGCCGTTCACCAAAG GTACTAGTTCTTTGTCCGACAAGAGAGTTGGCAAACCAAGTTGCCAAAGATTTCAAGGACATCACCAAAAAGCTCACAGTAGCTTGTTTTTATGGAGGAACTCCATATAATGGACAAA TTGATCTCATGAGAAGTGGCATTGACATTTTGGTTGGGACTCCTGGTCGAATCAAAGACCATCTCCAGAGTGGCAAGCTGGACCTAACCAAGGTGAAACATGTTGTACTCGATGAAGTTGACCAGATGCTGGACATGGGATTTGCTGAGCAAGTGGAAGACATTTTACGAGTTGCATACAAGAAGG aTTCTGAAGACAATCCTCAGACACTACTGTTTTCTGCAACCTGCCCACATTGGGTGTACGATGTGGCTAAGAAATACATGAAGTTGAAATATGAACAGATTGACCTTATTGGGAAAAGAACTCAAAAGGCTGCTACGACAGTAGAG CATTTGGCGATAGCGTGTCACTGGTCTCAGAGAGCTGCGGTTATCGGAGATGTCATTCAGGTCTACAGTGGCAGCCACGGGAGGACCATTGTCTTTTGTGAGACCAAAAAGGAGGCAAATGAGCTGGCTCTGAATGCTTCAATCAAACAG GATTGCCAGTCATTGCATGGTGACATTCCTCAGAAGCAAAGAGAGATCACGCTAAAAGGGTTTAGAAATGGTTCATTTAAAGTTCTGGTTGCCACCAACGTTGCTGCCAGGGGTTTAGACATCCCCGAAGTTGACCTGGTTGTACAAAGCTCACCACCAAAG GATGTGGAGTCCTATATCCATCGGTCTGGACGCACGGGTCGAGCTGGACGGACTGGGATCTGTATCTGTTTTTATCAGCGAAAGGAAGAATATCAGTTAAGATTTGTGGAACAAAAAGCG GGCATTACGTTCAAGCGTGTTGGTGTCCCTACTGCAACAGATATAATAAAGGCTTCCAGCAAAGATGCCATCAG GTGTCTGGATTCTGTTCCTCAAACCGCTATTGAGTATTTCAAAGAATCTGCTCGTTTTCTAATACAAGAGAAGGGACCAGTTAAtgctctggctgcagctctAGCCCATATCTCAGGTGCTACTTCCATTGAACAGCGCTCCCTGCTGAACTCGGATGCG GGCTTTGTTACAATGATACTACGCTGctctgaagaaataaacaacatGAGCTATGCTTGGCGAAAGCTGCGGGATCTGTTGGGTGATGATGTTGACAGGAAGGTGAACAGAATGTGTTTCCTCAAGGGGAAAATG gGTGTGTGCTTTGACGTTCCTGCAGCAGACCAGAAGGAAATAGAG GCAAAATGGGAAGATTCAAAACAATGGTGTTTGTGCGTGGCGACTGAATTACCTGAGTTAGTGGAATCacagcgaggaggaggaggtggcggCGGCGGAGGAAATAGCCGAAGCAATAGCCGAAGCTTCTCAGGCTCCAGGAATGGGCGACGTGGTGGCTCTGGTAGAAACAACAGATTCAGAGGCAGAGGCCAGAAACGAAGTTTTGACAGAGCGTTTGATCGTTAA